A genome region from Astyanax mexicanus isolate ESR-SI-001 chromosome 19, AstMex3_surface, whole genome shotgun sequence includes the following:
- the LOC125784468 gene encoding serine/threonine-protein kinase pim-3-like, which translates to MSEPPVKSIIQLIQWFDEPERYIVVMELFRPCMDLLDFMCSKRGFFTEKKARHIMVQAIKAVTECHKRGVLHRDIKLENFLINTNTFEVKLVDFGCGDFFTERELNHYIGTEEFCPPEFFLSRSYHAAPSTVWSLGVFLYTMVHGYHPFTTRHEIIAGDLRFGDHLSNEVCDLIRWCLQDDPTWRPSLQQIFGHPWF; encoded by the exons ATGAGTGAACCACCAGTTAAAAGCATCATACAACTTATCCAGTGGTTCGATGAGCCAGAGCGCTATATTGTGGTCATGGAGCTCTTTCGTCCTTGCATGGACCTGCTTGACTTCATGTGCAGCAAGCGAGGTTTCTTTACAGAAAAGAAGGCCAGACATATAATGGTTCAGGCAATAAAGGCAGTTACTGAGTGCCACAAGCGAGGTGTCCTCCACAGGGACATAAAATTGGAGAACTTCTTAATCAATACAAACACTTTTGAGGTCAAGTTGGTCGACTTCGGCTGTGGTGACTTCTTTACAGAACGTGAACTGAATCATTATATAG GCACTGAAGAATTCTGCCCTCCAGAGTTCTTTCTGTCGAGGAGCTATCACGCCGCTCCTTCAACGGTGTGGTCTTTAGGTGTGTTTTTGTACACTATGGTCCATGGATACCACCCCTTCACAACCAGGCATGAAATCATTGCTGGAGATCTTCGCTTCGGAGACCACCTGTCCAAtg AGGTCTGCGATCTGATTAGGTGGTGTCTGCAGGATGACCCGACTTGGAGGCCTAGTTTGCAGCAGATCTTCGGGCACCCGTGGTTTTAG